In one Nicotiana tomentosiformis chromosome 6, ASM39032v3, whole genome shotgun sequence genomic region, the following are encoded:
- the LOC138894029 gene encoding uncharacterized protein, whose protein sequence is MLPVIISSSLTNVQEEKLLRVLREHKRAIGWTIVDIQGISPSFCIHKSFLQDGHRPSIEQQRRLNPIMNEFVKKEVIKWLDACIIFPISDIKWVSPMQCVPKKRDDCCRE, encoded by the coding sequence ATGTTGCCAGTGATTATTTCATCCAGCTTGACTAATGTGCAAGAAGAAAAGCTGCTCAGAGTCCTTCGTGAGCACAAAAGagctattgggtggacaattGTTGATATCCAGGGAATCAGTCCATCATTTTGCATTCATAAAAGTTTTCTTCAAGATGGACACCGCCCCAGTATTGAGCAACAAAGGAGGTTAAATCCTATTATGAATgagttcgtgaagaaggaagtaattaagtggcttgatgcatgTATCATCTTTCCTATATCTGACATCAAATGGGTGAGCCCAATGCAATGTGTTCCTAAAAAAAGGGATGACTGTTGtagagaatga
- the LOC138894030 gene encoding uncharacterized protein, whose translation MRSIVFSIPEDARVFSALVRVSSYLNCFVTKEDQVMMDAVEAPCASVLHHEAFLQIWDELTQHEAKVRELTEKRDTYKLLSKKLQSELEVARKEHTVWTEQVNRVLEDSDDELDSVANDSILKVRQRLEQIGQLQVHVYAIQTEAEEFKKNTDLITTQKEAVQAQLVSVESQLWAAKEKTSVQANRIEELQYELNSTISGQESLGTELETLLLRSDFLSKVNIRR comes from the exons ATGCGGTCGATAGTTTTCTCTATCCCGGAGGATGCTCGTGTTTTCTCTGCCCTTGTTAGGGTTTCTAGCTACCTTAATTGCTTTGTGACCAAAGAGGACCAAGTCATGATGGATGCAGTGGAAGCACCTTGC GCCTCGGTATTGCACCATGAGGCTTTCCTCCAAATATGGGATGAGTTAACCCAGCACGAGGCTAAGGTTCGGGAGCTCACTGAGAAAAGGGATACTTATAAGCTTCTGAGTAAGAAGCTTCAGAGCGAGTTAGAAGTGGCTCGGAAGGAGCATACCGTGTGGACCGAGCAGGTAAATCGAGTACTAGAAGATAGTGACGACGAACTGGACTCAGTGGCTAACGATTCGATCCTGAAGGTTCGACAAAGGCTTGAACAAATCGGGCAGCTCCAGGTGCATGTATACGCGATACAAACTGAGGCTGAGGAGTTCAAGAAAAACACGGACCTCATAACCACACAAAAGGAAGCTGTCCAAGCACAACTGGTGTCGGTCGAGTCTCAGCTTTGGGCTGCAAAGGAGAAGACCTCGGTGCAGGCCAATAGGATCGAGGAGCTCCAATATGAGCTTAACTCGACTATTTCTGGCCAAGAGAGCCTGGGCACGGAGCTCGAGACCCTTCTTTTACGAAGTGATTTCCTCTCTAAAGTTAATATCCGAAGGTAA